Genomic DNA from Callospermophilus lateralis isolate mCalLat2 chromosome 11, mCalLat2.hap1, whole genome shotgun sequence:
AGATCGTTCCTGAGGACCCTCCAGCCGGCAGGACTCAATGCATCACCACCAATACCCTCCCCGTGGCTTCCAGTGCGTGTGTCCACACTGGGAAGAGACTGCAACAGGGCCAGAGGCTTTGTGGCTGTGGCAGGACCCCTCTCCTTGCCCTGGAAAGGGGGCTCAGCCCTGGGGTCCTTGGGTTTGTCTCCCTCTGCATTGGGTCTGGTGATGGGTGCCAGGGAGCTGTGGGAAGGTGCTGCCTCCTGGGTTTCCGAGGTCATGAGGTCACCTTGCATCATCTGTGACTTTCCACTTGCCATCAAGTGACCTTGGGTACAACTGTGTCTTCTGCTCAAGGTCAATAACAACAGGTCCTTTGTGGGAACAAGTCACATGGTGGTATGAAAACACTCAAAAGTGTTGTTCCCGAATTGGGACAGTCTCTCTCCAAGGGGACACGTCTCCAGTAGGAAGCCTGGAGGCAGCGGGGAGGTTGGATCTGGATCTGGGTGAGGGACAAAAGACAAGTACCACCAGGCACGGCAAGGATGGGAtcctggacctgttcctcctgcAGGAGTTCCGGCGTTTCCCTCCCATCCCTAAGGAGAACTGCATCTCCAGGTGATTTGCCAGGTTCTCCCTGGTGTGTCATTTGGTGGCCAGTGGACAAGCCACACGAGTATCTAGCCTCCTGcttctttgtgtattctggacACTTGAGCCTGCAGCAATGACTTTGGGATCATGGTACAACTAAAAGAAGATGTctggggccaggtgtggtggctcatgcctgtaatctcagcaatgtagggggctgagacaggagagctacaggttcaaggccagcctcagcaacttagtgagactctgtctcaaaaaaaaaaaaaaaagaaaagaaaagaaagaaagaaaaatgactggggatctgttcaatcctcagtgtgtgtgtggtgtgtgattGTTACACACATACATTATTTCTGGGACTGTCCCCATGACCAGGCAGGAAATCCACTAAACGTggccctctctcactttccctgatCAGCTCAACAAGATGAACACCAGAGTCTTGGTCTCCTCAGGCCGTAGTCTACCATGACATTGTCATAgaatttgtcttctctttttgagAAAGGACCTCACTATgaggcccaggctggccttgaaatcctgggctcaagggatcctcccaactcagcctcccaggtagctgggattataggtgcctGTCACCTTTCCTGGCTGTTAGAAAAATGTCCCCAAGCTCTGCCAGGCTGTGTGCTCACCTTCCAGCAGTAGGACCATCAAGCCTCTTGGGAGGGTCCTCCTGTGGCCAGGGGGAAGCAGGAAAGTGAATCTCCTGGGGAGTGGCAGGAGGGGACACTCTTGGGACCTCAGAGCTAGTGTGGGCTCCCTGGGGTGGGTGCCCTGACTCAAAAGCTCAAGCTGCTGGGTGACGTGGTACACGTTAGGATGAGGGCACCCTGTGCTCACCCGGTCTCTCTGTGCCAGCTGGGGGCACTTATCACAGGCGTGTGGAGGAGGGGAGGGTCCCTGCTGCCTTGCTGGATCCCAGCTCAGGGCCACAGGGGCTACATGGGAGGGGGGGAAGGTCACGACCTGTGGACGTCACAGTCAGATTGAGGACACATTTCCAGGACCAGGAACCATTCAGGACTCTAGGGCCACTGTGCCAACCTGGGGTCAGGCCTAGAGCTGGGCTCATGGAGGGGCAGTTCCAGGTTGGCCTCCCGCGGGGCAGGCCCACTGCTGAGGACACAGGCTCTATGTGCCCCTTCCACTGGTGACATCTGACCacaaggagaagaggaggagtgaCAGGGCCAGAAGGAAGCCTGGCCCTGGAGGCCTGGGGTGAGGGCAGTCCTGCCACCTTGGGGCCAGGCGGGTCCCATCCCACCACACCTTCCCGTCCCTGGCTTTCCTAGGACAGCACAGTCCCTGGGCCCACCACGGGGGTGCTTGGCCCTGCAGCTTCTCCATTttgtccccagccccaggaacaGACTAAAGAAGACAAGCGGGCAGCACGCTGCCCCAGAGAAAAGCAGAAGTGGGGAGCCCTGGAGACTGACCTCCCCAGGGGCTGGAACCTGGGTCCTCTCAGACCTGGCGCCCGGCGGTGACATTCTGCTGCAGGAGAAATGAGCCCAGAGGCCTGATGGCCTGGCCACCCTTGGCTCTGCTGCTTCTCTGGCTCCCAGGTGAGGGCCCTCTGTCCAGGGAGGGTCTGCAGAAGGGAGGGAAGGCAGGNNNNNNNNNNNNNNNNNNNNNNNNNNNNNNNNNNNNNNNNNNNNNNNNNNNNNNNNNNNNNNNNNNNNNNNNNNNNNNNNNNNNNNNNNNNNNNNNNNNNNNNNNNNNNNNNNNNNNNNNNNNNNNNNNNNNNNNNNNNNNNNNNNNNNNNNNNNNNNNNNNNNNNNNNNNNNNNNNNNNNNNNNNNNNNNNNNNNNNNNTGTGTTGGGTTGGAGAACTGGAGAGAAACTGTCAACTGTGCGGCTGTGGTCATTTTCTGGGGCggggtggggatgggggaggACTCCTTGGTGACTCTCATTAATGTCGGTCTGTTTTGAGAAGCCTCTATTTCTGGCTGAGGTTGGTCAATTTGTATTTCCCTAGAAAATTATTCACTTCATCCAGGTTACAGAATGTAGAGACTGGGGTGATTTTCCTTTCCCTTGtgctctgccctcctcctcctcctgctccactgtgtcctcctccccctcctcctcctccactgtgtcctcctcctcctcctcctcctcctccactgtgtcctcctcctcctcctcctcctcctcctcctccactgtgtcctctcctcctcctctcctgtgctcctctgtcctcctcctcctcctcctctcttcctccactgtgtcctcctcccctcctcctccccctcctcctcctctcctcctcctccctgtgttctcctccccctccactgtgtcctcctccctccctccctcctccccctcctcctccccctcctcctcctccactgtgtcctcctcctccccctcctctcctcctcctcctccactgtgtcctcctcctcctctctcttccaCTGTGTCCTCCTCTCccccctcctcatcctcctcctcctccactgtgtcctcctccccctcctcctccccctcctcctccccctcctcctcctctcctcctcctccactgtgtcctcctcccccctcctcctcctcctcctcctccatgtgtcctcctcctcccctcctcctcctccatgtgtcctccctcctcctcctcctcctcctccactgtgtcctcctcctcccctcctcatcctcctcctcctccactgtgtcctccctcctcccccttcctcctcctcctcctcctccatgtgtcctcctcctcctcctcctcctcctccatgtgtcctcctcctcctcctcctcctcctcctccactgtgtcctcctcctccccctcctcatcctcctcctcctccactgtgtcctcctcctcctcctcctccactgtgtcttcctcctccttctgctccactgtgtcctcctcctccccctcctctcctcctcctctcccactgtgtccccctcctcctcctcccccactgtgtccgcctcctcctcctgctccattGTGCTCCCCccgtgtcctcctcctcctccactgtgtcctcctcctcctcctcctccacttgaCTTGAGGTTTCAGGAGGATTTAGAGCAATCATGGGAGACAAGACTGGGTGTGGCAGGTGAGGGGGAGGCCACAGGTCAGGGCAAGGACCAAGACCCTGATGAGGAGACCCAGCAACCCACAGCAAGGAGAGGAGGGGACAGGAGCAGAGGGGCATGGGACGTTGGGACAGGAGAGGAGGTGACAGGGAGGTGGGGACAGGAGAGGTGGGGGACAGTGTTAGGACTGGACAGGGACAGCATCCTGatgaaagagggctggggttgacaTTCATTACTAACTACTTAACATGTGCCAATTTTAGTGATTTGTGTTTTTCTGGAAAATCACATTCATCCAGGTTACATATTTATTTACAGAGAGTTTCTTTTTGGGgaggggcaccagggattgaactcaggggcatgctgacactgagacacatccccagctctatttgtattttatttagagacagggtctcactgagttgcttagcaccttgcttttgctgaggctgcctctgaacttgagatcctcctgcctcagccttccgagcccctgggattataggcacgcgCCATTGCACACTGCCTATAAATTCTACAAAGTCCCCTCTGGGCCCTTAACTCTCTCTGCCTGTGATTACTTCCTCTCTCCATTTCTCATTTGGACTAGACAGGGGTTACCTGGTTTGTGGGGTCACATCTTATGGAGCTCCTGTTTTCTTGGTCGAGGGCATTCAGCAGCAGCATTTCCTGAGTGTCACTAACATGACCCACAGACAGTTGAAGCCAGGACGgctctttccctcctccctcctttgtTTCCTGGGGCTGGTGGAGCCTGGCCTGGTGCATGCTGGGCAGCCTCTCCACTGACCTGGCCCCATCCTAACATGATCTTCTGTTGAACCCCCCAGATGCCATGTCAGGTTGGCGTGGTCACCCACCACTTTGTGGCTGGCATCTGAGGCGCAGAGAGGTCAGTCCTGGCCCTGAGCACACAGAGATGCAGACTAGAGCTGAGGCCCAAGCCCGGGTTCACCTGAGGCCCCTGTGGCTTCACCTCGGCAGTTGCTACTGAGCTTCTCAGAGAGTGTTCCACCTGTGGCAGTGTCACAAGGCCTTCTCTGCAGGGGACCTCACCCCAAGGCTGGGAGAGGGGTCCTACTGGCCCTGGCAGAGGGATGCAGGGGCTACTGGGCAGCTGTGGGCAGCTGTGCTCTGAGGGTGCGGTCCACAGTGGTCTCCCTGTGCCAGGCGCAGCAGGCACTGAAGGGACGAGGAGGAGGCCAGGGTCTCGGGGCTGTGCACTCGGGGGTCCCACAGTCTCAGGTCGGGGCTGTGCACTCAGGGGTCCCACAGTCTCAGGTCAGGCCTAAGGTCCTGAAGGcctccaaattttgtttttcagacTGTGTTCCTCTGAGTGGCCCCAGCAAGGTGACAGGCATCGTGGGAGGATCCCTGATGGTACAGTGTCACTATGGTGAAGGATTCAAGGACGATAACAAACTGTGGTGCAAAAAATCAGTTTTCTATTGTTATGATATTGTGAAGACTAGAGGATCAGAGGGAGAGATGCGGAGCGGCCGAGTGTCCATCAGCGACCACCCTGCAAACCTCAGCTTCACAGTGACCATGGAGCGCCTCACCCTGGAGGACGCAGGCTCCTATGAGTGCCAGGTGGACACACCATGGTACGAAGGCTTTGACCAGTTCTTCAAAGTTGAGGTGACGGTGCAGCCAGGTGAGCCCCTCCCACCAGCGCCTGGGCTGCCTGGACCTGGACACCTGGGGCAAGAATCAGAAAGCAACAGCTGGAGCCTGGGAGGGAGTCCaaggaggggagcagcccacagcTGCCCAGCCCTGAGGAGCTGCCAATCAGGGAAGGAGGCGGAGCAGAGCCTGCAGGAGAGAGAGCCAAAGCCCACCCTGGGCCCTGGGGACAGGGACAGGCAGAGCTCTGTGTGGGACTTCCAGGGTGGAACAGAGGGGCAGAAGGCCCGGATGGTGCAGTGGGCAGAGGCAGCACAGTGACAAGTGGTCTTTGCAGTTAGATATTCCTGCAGCATGTGGCTGTGATGGGAGGGGGATGAGACCGGCGTGGGGAGGTGACCCTGGGGGTCTCAGGAGGCCATGGCCCTCACAGCAGGAAGGAATCAGCCCTGTTGGGGTTGGTACCTGTGTCCTGTACAGAAATGTCcctagggtcctggggagactttgGCCCTGGCCACGCCTGCCCCCTTCCTGAGTGAGCATTTGGCATGAAATCAGGCCCAAGGCATCCCCCAGTGGTGGGCGGGTTGCAGGACAGACCTCTGGGTGTCATTGTAGATTTGACACCAGCAACCTCAGGGACACTTACAAGTGTCACGGCAGCGAAGACCTTGACAACCACAAGCAGAGCCCAAGCTGCATTGTCCACCAGCCTGGCCACAGAGAGTGCCACCCCTGGTCCCAGCAGCCAGGACCTCGACCAAGGCCAGCGCCCAGGGTAAGTGTCCTGTCCctgactggggtctcctccatggTGGCTGTGTGGTCACTCGGGGGAGGGAGTCACACCCCTGCTGACCCTTGGCCCAGGCCCAGTTTGGAAGCTGCAGTCTGTGTAACCTGGCTTGGGTCACTGAGGCCACCACACTGGACCTGCCCCAGGCTTCAAGAGAGGCTCAGACCAAGGAGGGGCTGGCAGAGGGTAGGCAAGTGTCCACccatgagggctggggctgtcctGCTGGGTGCCCAGAGCCCCACACACTGTCCTCCGTGGCTCCTCACATGACCCCAACCTGCTCCCATGCTCATCTCACAGACTGCAAGGAGAGATTGTGTCACCTGTCACATGGGCACAGGTGTGGGGCTGGGCTTGGCCTGCGTGACCCCAGAGTCTGGGGGTCTCCCCTCTAATTTGAGTGGGTCTCTATCTGGGGGGTCATCAACCTCACAGAGAATCTGAGCACCTCTGTGGACTCCTCAGAGAAATGCAGGCAGGCACAGGCCATCTCTAGGGGTCATGGGCTCCCCACCTGACCTCACCCAGGGGGGCAGTTGGCTCCTGGTGCTGACCACTGCAGTCGGTGCAGACCCACAGGTTAAGGGCTCTGACCCCAGGACCCCACACAAGACACCAGCTGCACTTTGGGGCAGCCCAGGTCCCAGCACTTCTGACAACTGGCTGCAAACGTGGGGCTCCCGTGGCCCCTGGGGTCCGTGATCCATAGACTCAGAGCTCTGCACAAAATACCTAAGATTATGGCTTCATCATGTAGGATATAGATCAGGATCCCCCAAATGAGGGGACACGGGTGTGGTCTGGACGTCCCAAACAGAGTTCCAGGCCCTCTCTGGGTGGGATCAGGGCCTCCCCGTGTCTGTCCCCAGAGCTCCTCCCGTCTCCCGTGTCCAGGTGTTCTCTGGGGTTTCAGGACAATGGGCTCCAGCCCCTCCCTCCCTAGAGGCCAGGGTCCCTGCGGCCTCTGCAACAGCATGGTCTTTGGGGTGGGCAGCCCCCTCCTGTCACCTCACCTCTTAGCAGAGTCAGGTGTGGGCCACAGACAGCAGAGCTGCTCCTGTCGCTTGGGAAATTCCCAGGGTGACAGCCTCCCTCCCCAGACCCAGAGGCAgagcagaggcagaggcagaggccaGCCAGACTCCTGACCTCAAAACTCAGGCCTCTACATGCCGCTTCCAGAAGTGTATCCTGCAGAGGCCCAGGGGCAAGGAGCTCAGCTGTGTCACCAGGGTCTCAAGCttctgcagtgtgtgtgtgtgtgtgtgtgtgtgtgtgtgtgtgtgtgtcttggggATAAGAGGATGCtaggcagagtgtttgcctagcatgcagggagGCCATGggttccaccccccaccccccggggaccccacatgtgtgtgtgtgtgcacacacttgCACATGAAGATTATGAGTGCAAGGTATGGAAGAAAGTCctgagcacataagggcttgaagCTTATATGAGTAAATCTGGAGGTAAATCTGCTGCTCTGTATCCTAGTGTGATGATGGAGCTACTGGTGACTTATTACAgccatgttagtagtcacacaggAAAATGGGGGGATGCCATGAAGAGGGGATGGCTAAAGGACGTGTGGTCTACCATGcgatggaatattatgcagctgTGCAAAGAGTGAAGGATTGGGATTTCTTTACACACTGACTGGGAAGGTTGCTAAGAGGCATTGTTAAGTAAAACCAGAATGgtgttcatactttgcctgatttttgtGAAAAAggaagggacacacacacacacacacacacacacacacacacacacctttgtttgtttttttttcacaataactttactttattttttaatttattattattattattattattatggtggtgctgaggatggaacccagggcttcctgtATGCCAGGCCAGGgatctagcactgagctacaactcagcCTCCATCTTTGCTTCTTTTTGATGTTGGGGGTGGCACCAGATCTGGTGTGTGGCTGGAAGTGTCCCCTACTGTGCCCTGTCCCCTGTCTCCCCAGCCCTGCACAGAGAGTCTTTGGGTCTCTGGGAGAGTTCTTAGGCACACCATGTGCACAAGTGCCAGCCTGGGGGACATAGGGGGTGTAGATAGGAGACATTATGCTACcttttctttttacttatttacGTTTGGTAGTGGGAATTgagcccagaggcactttacttctgtgatacatccccagccttttaaaattttgagacatggtctttctaagtcgctgaggctggcctcacacttggGAGCCTCCTGATGCAGCCTCCTGACTTGCTGGAATGATAGGTGTGCCCCTCTGGGTCCCACTGTggtctccttttttttctctggtaccaaggattgaactcagaactaaagggcactcgaccactgagccacctccccagccctattttgtattttatttagagacagggtctcactgagtagctcaGCCCAGCctttctaaggctggctttgaactagggatcctcctgcctcagcctcccgacctTGCCTGTCTTCTCtaccttcttttaaaaaattgacttGGGTGGGCGCAGTGgcccccacctgtaatcccagagactcaggaggctgaggcaggaggatcacaagttcaaaaccagcctcagcgaatgtgaggcactgagcagctcagggagaccctgtgtctaaataaccaCCAGGGAATGCGGCTCTGTGGTGGAGTGCCCCCGAGGTTGTTCCCTGTACAGTGACAGAGCACCTGCCCCGCGCAGTCCCCCACGTGGCCCTCCCGCCCTCCGCAGGCTGCCTCTGCTGCTCCTCCTGCTGTCCCTTCTGCTGCTCCTCCTGGTGGGCGCCTCCCTGCTGGTCTGGAGGAGGCTGCAGAAACGGGTCAAAGGTGAGTGACCCCCTGCTCCTCGGTGGCCCCAGGGGGAGGCCCTGACAGCCTCACCTGCAGCACTGCCCTGCTCCTCAGAATGGAGGTCAGCTGCACACGGGGCCAGCCCCCAGAGGACGTGCCCCTGGGAGTGGGGCTGCAGGCTGTGGGAGGGGGTCCTTCCTGTGCTGGGCCTGGGGTGTCCCCTGGGACCCTGCTTCCTTGTTTAAACCCTTTGTACGACTCTTCCCCAATCCAGCCCCGGGACAGTCAGGGCCTCCACATTCGGCCCTGCCCCCCAGTCCCCCCCACTTCTCACACTCCAGAGGTCCCTCTTGTAACCAGCCTCGTGCCTCCTCCTGGGGTGGCTCAAGGCTCACTGAGGGCCTCGCCCGCCCCCACAGGGCTCCTTCCTTCTGGACTCCAAAGACTGCCCTTAGGTGCCCTCTGCCCAGGCCCTTTCCTCGGCCTCCTAAGAGGACCTGGGCCCTCCTGGGCATTCCCCTGCACCTGGGCTAGAAGTAGACTGACGTCCCCCTGTCCCTGCCTGCGTCCCCCCAGCCAGGACGCACTTCCAGGCCAGGGAGCATGACTCCCAGGACACACTGCTGGATTCGTGGGTCGACAGCTGCAGTCACGACGGGGACCCCAGGACCCTCCCGCCATCCTGGTCTCGTCCTCCTCTGAGCTCAGACTGACAGGGGGACGTGTGGGGCCCCTGAGTCTGGCACTCAggaagtaggtgctcaataaacaccAGCGGAGCAGACTAAATAGTCAGGGAGCAGAAGAACCCACAGAGGTGGCCTTCTTGTTCCTGGTGGGGGTCACCAGCCACCTGGGGAGCCAGCTTCTGCCTGGGGGTAGCGAGAGCCCCCAGGTCCTTCCTGTGCCCAGTTGGTGCTTCTGTGAGGGGGGGGATTCTGAAGGCAGTCCCACCCCTGGGGACTGCAGTGAGGTTGGTGAGGCAGAGAGGGGTTACTTTGTTCCTCAGCTGCAGGGCCAGCAGGCGGCAGCTGTGGGGTCAAGGGGATACTGCCTCAGTCCACCTTGGGCTCTCCCAGGGGCCCGGGCCTGTGGgaagaggtcagcctcagcacctGGGCAGAGCATGGAAAgagaatcacttcctctttcccttGGCTTCACTGGGCGGTTTCCTGGTCCCTCCCAGGCTGCACCCCGGGAGGACACTGCCTGCCACGTGGGGGTTCCCATCTGGTGGCTCAGTCCCTGGGGCCCAGCAGGCTCCCTGGTGCCCTTTCACCTAGAAAGGCTCCGGCTCCTCAAGCAGCTTCCTCCTCTTTAAAAAGAGGGTCACACGATGACTGTGGGACGTGAACAATGAACAGAAGCACAAAGAAGTGGGTAAATTCCCTGCAGAAAACCCATCGCCCAGAGAAGTCCAGCCACTACACTCAGGGCGGGTCCCGCCTTTTTTCTCGGCTGCAGATGCAGAGATGGTTTCTTAGAGAATCTGATTCATAGCAAGAATTATCTCTCTCAGACCCAGGATTTTCTGCACCTAACACACTGTACCGCTTCCCCGCTGTTAAACATTCTGGAAGCCGCGGCTGCACTGTTCACGGGGAATGGGCGTCTTGTATTTGTTGACCGCATCCTCAGGCGCAGAGAAAGGCTCTCTGTTCAACCCCCggctctcctccctccctggctTTGCAAGTGCCCAGCCCACCCCTCCTGACGCTGCCTGGGCCGAGTCCCGCTGGCCCCTCTGCCGCCCGCACCGCACACCTCCGCGACACCCACCCCAGCTCCTCGCCAGCTTCCTCTTGTCATCCACTCATTCACACGGAGCCATCCCTAGCACCTGCAGTGTGCCAGGCCTCTGCGGGCCCTGGGGACATCCTTGTGACCAGTGCAGTCCCTGGACAGCGGGCTCCTGCACACCTTCCTCCCTGGCATTGAGCTGAATCTTCCCCCCcccttcttttcctccttccccAGAGCTCCTGTCCCAGGTGTGGCGTGGAGCCCGCCCACGGTATTCAGAACAGACTGTGTTCATGTCCCCAAGCGCCCAGTTGCTGCTCTCAGTTCCCTGAGGACTTGGCGCATGCTAGCGTCTTGTGGACTTGTGTCTCCCAAGGTCTGGCTGCTGCCCTGTGACCCGGTGCTCCCTGCCATGTCTCTGCAGCATGCAGGCAGTGGCTCTGGTGGCCTGGATGTGGACTAGACCCTGTGTCACCTACAGCCAGCCCCCAGGCTGGGATTGAGAAGTCAGGGTGTATGTGGCTGCACTCAAAGGCAGGACCCTACAGCAACGTGGCAGGAGCCAGAGCCAGGGTGGGACCAGCCTGAGCTGCCCCCGCAGGCTGCCAGGCCTCCCCAGCGGCAGGGAGGGCCCAGGCCCGGGGTTGGAGCCTCGCCCCAGCAACCTCTCTGGGTCTGACGCTGTCTGGGTGGGTCCCTGGTGCACACCCTGCCTCTCCTGCCTGTCTACCCCGTGACGCCTGGTGAGCGGCTGTTGGGAACTGCCCTGCGCCTCTCCTCCATCCGGGCCGTGTCCGCTGCCCACTGGTGCTGGTCACTCCTCCTCCCTGCGTGCCCGGGCACCCGCTTATTCCTCCAGCAGCactggttcccgccagctccaggTCTGAGGGGAGAGGAGCCCAGGGCTTCTCCAGGGTCCCCAGCCTGGCTCACAtgggtccccccccccccccgccccgctctctctccctgtctcagCTGGTGAGCGCTCAGAACTGTCCCAGACCCTCAGGCAGGTAAGGAAGGTCACCCCAGGAGGTGCATCCCGGTGGCCGGGCAGGGGCAGCGTTGGGGACATTGGGGCTGCAGCCGGACGGTCCCTGGGCCACAGATGGATGGGTCCAGAGGGGAAGAGTGACTCCTGAGATCTGGTCATCCTTGTCGTCACCAGTTTGGGCCTGTCCCCAGGGGCCAGTGGAAGGGGGAGCAACGTTCCCCAGGGGGCGCTCTCTGCCCCGAGGGGAGGGTGCAGGAGCGAGCAGACCCAGGGAAGTTTGGGGCCCCCACCTGGAACCTGGGCGGAAGAGGGACAGAGGCGGGGTGTGGAGGTCTGTGGACACCTCCTCCTGGCCCCCCGCAGGCTGCCGGGCACAGTGAGCCCTACTACGCGAATCTGAAGCTGCAGACGTGGTCCCTGCAGGAAGAGCCAGTGCCCCCGAGGCAGGCGGAGGTGGAGTACAGCATGTTGGTAAGCCAGGTCCTGGGCCCTGGCAGGGCACCCTGGGCTGCCCCATGTGGGGTGGGCGTGGGCAGAGAGGGCAGGAGGCTGGGGAGGGGCAGGTGCTGAATTTGCCTTTAGAGGAGGCTGGTGTCCGTGTGGCTGGGCGGGGTGTGGAAGGGCTATGATGATGGCCAGTCACGGTGGCCAGTGACGATGGCCTCAATAGTCAATAAGGTGCAGCGTTTATTAAGCTCCTACTGCATACCACACAGCCAGTGACAAAGCTCTTGACCTCTCCCTGGGTTGGTCCTGGTCATCTCTTGGATTCCCTTTGTCCATGACCTGAACAACCCTTAGGCACTGTCACCAACGGAGTGGGATAAACGGAATGGGTGGCCTCCCCAGGGTGTGACCCACATGCTGGTGGGGGACTTCAggcagagactgagatctgagcaTCAGCCAGGGGCTGCCTGGGGAGGCCTCGGAGCCCAGCCCAGGCCTCAGTGGGTGGCACCGTCGCTGGTCTGCTCTGGGAAAGGGGCCCAGCTCTGTGTCCAGCCTGGGACCTGCCACCTACAGGGGAATCAGGCTGCTCCGCTGTCCCCTCCTGCCTCCAGTCGTGACCACCCTGCCCTTTGTCAGCTGTCATGGGGGCGTGGCTGGGGCCTCTGAGCAGCTGGCAG
This window encodes:
- the LOC143409549 gene encoding CMRF35-like molecule 8 isoform X1; the encoded protein is MAWPPLALLLLWLPDCVPLSGPSKVTGIVGGSLMVQCHYGEGFKDDNKLWCKKSVFYCYDIVKTRGSEGEMRSGRVSISDHPANLSFTVTMERLTLEDAGSYECQVDTPWYEGFDQFFKVEVTVQPDLTPATSGTLTSVTAAKTLTTTSRAQAALSTSLATESATPGPSSQDLDQGQRPGECGSVVECPRGCSLYSDRAPAPRSPPRGPPALRRLPLLLLLLSLLLLLLVGASLLVWRRLQKRVKAGERSELSQTLRQAAGHSEPYYANLKLQTWSLQEEPVPPRQAEVEYSMLAFPREEPHCSSVVFDSPRPDSSASGAPSQRPPEEVPEYSVIRKPRAKEG
- the LOC143409549 gene encoding CMRF35-like molecule 8 isoform X2 codes for the protein MAWPPLALLLLWLPDCVPLSGPSKVTGIVGGSLMVQCHYGEGFKDDNKLWCKKSVFYCYDIVKTRGSEGEMRSGRVSISDHPANLSFTVTMERLTLEDAGSYECQVDTPWYEGFDQFFKVEVTVQPDLTPATSGTLTSVTAAKTLTTTSRAQAALSTSLATESATPGPSSQDLDQGQRPGLPLLLLLLSLLLLLLVGASLLVWRRLQKRVKAGERSELSQTLRQAAGHSEPYYANLKLQTWSLQEEPVPPRQAEVEYSMLAFPREEPHCSSVVFDSPRPDSSASGAPSQRPPEEVPEYSVIRKPRAKEG